A region of the Mycobacterium sp. NBC_00419 genome:
GATCTGGTGGAACTCGCGCGCGTTGAGCAGCCGGCTTCGGATGCCGTCGTACTTCGACAGTGCTGAGAACACCACCGTGCGGATCGGCACGTTGATCCCGACGCCGAGCGTGTCGGTGCCGCAGATGACCTTGAGCAGGCCGGCCTGGGCGAGCTGTTCGACCAGGCGCCGGTACTTGGGCAGCATCCCGGCGTGGTGCACCCCGATCCCGTGGCGCACCAGTCGCGACAAGGTGGTCCCGAAGGCCGACGAAAAGCGAAAGGCGCCAATCAGATCGGCGATCGCGGCCTTGTCGTCCTTGCTGCTCACATTCACGCTCATCAGGGCTTGTGCCCGCTCCAGCGCGGAGGCCTGGGTGAAGTGGACGACATAGATGGGCGCCTGCTTGGTGTCGAGCAGCTCGCCGATGGTCTCGTGCATCGGCGTGGTGGCGTAGGAGAAGAACAGCGGGACCGGGCGCTCGGCGTCGGCGACCAGCGCCGTGGCCCGGCCGGTGCGACGGGTCAGATCGTTGCGCAGGAATGTGACGTCGCCCAGGGTGGCCGACATCAGCAGGAACTGCGCCTTCGGCAGTTCCAGCAGCGGCACCTGCCAGGCCCACCCGCGGTCCGGGTCACCGTAGAAATGGAACTCGTCCATGATCACCACGCCGATATCGGCGTCCGCGCCTTCGCGCAGTGCGATGTTGGCCAGCACTTCGGCGGTGCACGTGATGATGGGCGCGCCCGCGTTGACCGCGGCGTCGCCGGTGAGCATGCCGACATTGGCGGCCCCGAAGATGGCGCACAGTGCGAAGAACTTCTCACTGACCAACGCCTTGATCGGTGCCGTGTAGTAGCTGCGGCGTCCCGCGGCCAGCGCCGAGTACAGCGCTCCGGTGGCCACCAGCGACTTTCCCGAGCCGGTCGGCGTGGCCAGTACCACGTTGGCGCCGCTGATCAGCTCGATCAGTGCTTCTTCCTGGGCCGGATACAGGGTGATGCCGCCGGCCTGGGCCCAGGTAGAGAAGGACTCGAACAGCTCGTCGGGGTCGGCGCCCATCGCACGCAGGGCGGACAGGTCGCTCGGGTCGTCGAGCAGGGGAGCGGTCATTGTGAGCACCAGCGTGCCTGATCCCCGTCATTCACCCAAGCGGGTGCGGAAACCGGTAGCCTCGCCCCCGATGGTTGAGGACCTGCACGAGGCGATCGCGTCGGCGCCGATGTTCGGCGGCCTCGACGAGGCGCACGTGGACTTCCTGGCGGGGCAGAGCCGGTCGATCCACCTGCCATCGGGACAGGTGTTGTTCCGTCGGGGCACCCCCTCGACTGGGTTCTACCTGGTGCGCGACGGCCGGATGCAACTCTCGGTATCGAACTCCGAGGGTGTCGTGAAGGTTGTGGAGATCCTCTCTCCGGGAAGTGCTTTCGGCCACGCAGTTATGTTTCTGCGTGAGCCGTACCCGGTGGATGCCACCGCACTGGCCGACACCACGCTGATCTTCGTGCCTGTCGAGGCGGTCGACCGGCTCCTCGGCGGCGACCCGGCGATGGCACGGATCATGCTCGCCTCGATGGCCAAGCGGCTGCAGTCCAAGGTGCAGGACATCGCCATGTTGTCGTTGCAGTCGGCCACCCAGCGGATCATCGCCTACATACTCGGCGCGGTTGCCGGTCCCGGCGGCAGGGCGAGCAGTGTGGAGTTACCCGCACTCAAGCAAGTGCTGGCCTCGCGGTTGGGGATGACACCGGAGACCTTCTCCAGGGCGATGCGCACGCTGTCGTCCGAAGGCCTGATCCAGGTCGACGGATCGACGGTCCAGATTCCCGATGTCGGTGCCCTGGACGGCTACGCCCGCAGTCAGTCGGTGCTGTGACCGGGCGCACATGCTTCCCTTGATCTAGGTCAAGGCGGGTCGCCCGCGCCGTTCCTAGCGTGAATCTCCTCAGCCGCCGATGCGAGGAGCCCCGATGTTTTGTTACCAGTGCGAACAGACCGACCGCACCGAATCCCCCGACCGCCCCAACCTGCTGACCTTCGGGTGTTCGGCGACGAAGGGAAACTGCGGGAAGGACGCCACCACGGCCGCCCTGCAGGATGTGCTGGTCTACGTCAATCTCGGCGTCGGCCAGTATGCGCAGAAGGCGCGCGAACTCGGCGCGCCCGACCCGGCCTTCGCTGCGCGGGCCAGTTTCGACCTGTTCACCACGCTGACCAACGTCAACTTCAACGCCACCCGGTTCATGGCCCTGATCGCCGAGGCGGTCGGTGTGCGCGACGCAGCTAAGAAGGCCTATGAGGCCGCGGCGCGAGCCGCCGGTGTCGAGCCGGAGATCCTGTCCGGAGCGGTCCAATTCGAGCCTGCTGAAACGATTTCCGGCGTGGTCGCGCAGGCCGCGGAGGTCGGTGTCGACGCCGATCTGGCAACCCTGGGCCCCGATGTCCTCGGCTTGCGCAACCTGAACCTGTACGGGCTCAAAGGGGTGTGCGCCTACGCCCACCACGCGCACGCACTGGGCTATCGCACCGACGACACCGATGCCGGCATCGAATCCGCCCTGGCCTTCCTGGCCAACGACCCATCCGACGCCGACGCGCTGCTGGCGCACGCCCTGGAACTCGGGTCGCTCAACTTCGCGGTGATGGCGATGCTGGATGCGGCCAACACCGGCAGCTTCGGCAGCCCGGTGCCCACCCCGGTGCGGGTGACGCCGGTGGTCGGCAAGGCCATCCTGGTGTCGGGCCACGATCTGCACGACCTGGCCCGCATCCTCGAGGCGACCGAGGGAAGCGGCATCAACGTCTACACCCACGGTGAGATGCTGCCCGCCCACGGCTACCCCGAGCTGCACAAGTTCGGCCATCTGGTGGGCAACTACGGTGGAGCCTGGCAGGACCAGCAGCGCGACTTCACCGCGTTCCCCGGACCGATCGTGATGACGTCCAACTGCCTGATCGAGCCTCAGCCCGCCTACCGAAACCGCATCTTCACGATCGGACCGGTGGGGTGGCCCGGTGTGCGCCATGTCGACACCGCCGACCTGTCGCTGGTGGTCAAGGCCGCCCTGTCGCTGCCGGGATTCACCACCGAGGTTCCCGCCGAAACCGTCACCACGGGATTCGGCCGCGACGCGGTGCTGTCGGTGGCCGACACCGTGATCCAGGCCGTCAAAGACGGTGCGATCAAACGGTTCCTGCTCATCGGCGGTTGCGACGGCGCCGCACCGGGGCGCAACTACTACGCCGACGTCGCTGACCACGCGCCGGCCGACACCGTGCTGATGACGCTCGGCTGCAACAAGTACCGCTTCAACACCCACGAATTCGGTGAGATCGGCGGTATCCCCAGACTGCTCGACATCGGGCAGTGCAATGACAGCTACTCCGCGGTGCAGATCGCGCTGGCATTGGCCGACGCCTTCGACTGCGGTGTCAACGACCTGCCGTTGAGCCTGTTCGTGTCGTGGTTCGAACAGAAAGCCGCCGCGGTGCTGCTGACCCTGCTGTCGTTGGGTATCCGCAACATCCGGCTCGGCCCGACGTTGCCCGCGTTCCTGACCCCGGCGATCGTGGACATCCTCGTTGAGAAGTTCGCGCTCAAGCCGATCGGCGATCCCGCCCAGGATCTTGCCGATGCCATGGCGGGTAACTGATGACCGAGATCGCCGAGAATCCTGTGGATACCGAACTGGAGTGCTACGAGGTTGTCCTGGTGACCAGCGAAGGCGAGCAGTCCGCGGTCTCATGTGATTCGCGGACAACGGTTCTCGCAGCTGCCGAGGCGTCCGGCCTGGTGCTCAAATCGGCATGCCAGGCCGGTGGCTGCGGGGCCTGCTCGGCGGTGTTGTCCGACGGGCGGGTCGAGATGTCCGATCACGATCCCGACGTCATCGAAACCCCCGAATCCGATGGTGGGATCCTGCTGTGCCGCAGCTTCCCGCGCACCGATTGCCGTATCGACCTGCCATATGGCCGCAGCCAGGTGGTCACCGCACCGCCGAGAAGGCACCGCGCCCGGATTCGGGGACTCGACCGGGTCGCCGACGCGGTGATGCGGCTGCGCCTGACTCTGGTTCCCGAAGCGGACGGATCCTGTTCTGCGGACTTCGAATCCGGCCAGTTCGTCCGGATCAGCGTTCCCGGTAGTGAAGCCCGACGGGCCTATTCACCGGCCAACGTCGCGAATTGGGACGGCGAACTGGAGTTCTTCATTCGGCTGCTACCGGGCGGGGTGATGTCGGAGTATCTGACGGGTACGGCCCGGGTTGGTGACGAGTTGACGGTTACCGCCGCCGACGGCGATTTCACGTTGGCCGAGAACGGGCTTCGGCCTCGGTGGTTCATCGCCGGCGGCACCGGTCTGTCACCGCTGCTGTCGATGCTGCGCCGGATGGCCGAGTGGGGTGATCCCCAGCCGGCCCGGCTGTTCTTCGGGCTCACCAGGCCCGCCGAGGTGTTCGCCCAGGACGAGCTGGTGGGGCTCGCTGCAGCGCTCCCGGAGTTCCGGTTCGACACCGTGGTGTGGCGACCCGACCCCCAATGGTCCGGGGCCACCGGCAATCCCGTGGAACTCGCCGCCGCCGAAGCCGGCCTGCTCGACGAGTGGCCCGATGTTTACGTGTGCGGGCCGCCCCCGATGGTCGACGCCGCATACGCCGAGTTGACCGCTGTCGGCATTCCGCGCGACCAGATCCACGCCGAGCGATTCTCGGCGGTGCAGTAAGCGCCTCAGTCCCAACCGTTTTCGCTGACGAACTCGGCCAGGGGCCGCCCGAACGCCCACTGGTCGAGTTCTAGCGCGGGCCGGTCCGGGAAATCCGGCACCGGTCCCAGGCACAGGATCGCCACCGGTTCGGCGTCATCCGGCATGCCCAGCAGCTGCGCCAGGCGGCGCGGGTCGAACAGCGACACCCAGCCCATGCCGAGCCCTTCGGCGCGCGCCGCCAGCCACAGATTCTGGATGGCGCACGACACCGAGGCCAGGTCCATGTGCGGCATGGTGCGCCGCCCGAAGACGTGCGCGTCGCGGCCCTCGCCGAGTGCGACGACCAACAGTTCGGCGCAGTCGAGGATGCCCTCGACCTTCAGCGCCAGAAACTCATCGGACCGCTCGCCCAGCGCGGTCGCCGTCAGCCGGCGTTCGGAGTCGACCAGGGCGTGGATGCTGCGGCGCACCGCGTCGTCGGTGACCCGGATGAACCGCCACGGCTGCATCAGGCCCACGCTGGGGGCGGCGTGCGCGGCGGCCAGCAGCCGGGCCAGCACCTCGTCGTCGACCGTCGACCCGGGAACGAAACGCCGCATGTCGCGGCGCTCGGCGATCACCCGATAAACCGCGCGTCGCTGCTCAGGGGCGAATGCGTGGTCGGTCACCTGGCCATCCTAGGGACAGGGCACGGTGCGATAACGACGCGGCCGAACCTAGGGATCTCCCGGTCTTCCAGCGGTTATTCTGATCGTCCGGTGTGGCAGTGTCGCCGCACCACCGAGGAGTCACCATGTCCGCGTCACCAGTGGCCGTCCGCGGCCCGCAGCTGCCGCCGAGCCGGATCGTCAAGGTCCGTGCCGCCGACGGGACCCGCCTGCATACCGAGGTCTTCGGCCCGGAGGACGGCTACCCGATCGTCCTGGCCCACGGCATCACCTGCGCTCTGCGGGTCTGGCATGAGCAGATCAACGACCTCTCCCGCGACTACCGCGTCATCGCCTACGACCACCGCGGGCATGGCCGCAGCGGTCTGCCGCACCGGTCGGCGTACAGCCTCGGCCACCTCGCCGGTGACCTGGACGCCGTCCTGGCCGCCACGCTGCGGCCGGGGGAGCGCGCCGTCATTGCCGGGCACTCGATGGGCGGTATCGCCATCAGTTCCTGGTCCGATCGCCACCGCGAGAGCGTCGTCGAGCGTGCCGATGCCGTCGCGCTGATCAACACCACCACCGGTGATCTGCTCGAGGAGATCAACCTGCTGCGGGTGCCCGCTCTGCTGGCTGGGGGCCGGTCGGTGGCGGCCCGACGGATGATCCAGACCTTCGGTGGTGCGCCGCTGCTGCGCGGGGCTCAGCCCGGCAGCCGCTGGTTCGTCACGTTGATGGCCGTCGGCGCCGAGGCCGACCCGTCGATCGCCGAGTTCATCCATGATCTGTTCGCGACCACCCCGCCGGGGGGCCGCGGAGCGTGGGCGCGGGTCCTGGTCGACGAGATGGGGCCCCGCCACATCGATCTGTCCGGTCTGACGGTGCCGACCCTGGTGATCGGCTCCACCAACGACCGGCTGCTGCCGATGTGTCAGGCCCGCAAGATCGCCAAGGCCGCGCCGAATCTGGTCGAACTCGTCGAGGTGCCCGGCGGCCACTGCGCGATCCTCGAACACCCCGAGACGGTCAACGGCCATCTGCGCTCGTTGGTGCAGTCCGTGGTGGCCGAGCGGCGTATCAGTTCCTGAGTGTCTCCAGTGCTGCGGTGACCTCCGCGGCGGCGCGCTGACCCGAGCGCACCGCGCCGTCGAGGAAGCCGGTCCATTCGTCGGCGGTCTCGGTGCCCGCCCAGTGCAGCGGTCCGACCGGTGTGCGCAGCAGCGGACCGAACTGGGTCCACGAGCCCGGGGGCACCGCGGCGGTCGGGCCGCCGGGTGCGAAAGTCTCTGCGCCCCAACAGTGATCGAGATAGTCGATCGGGTTCTCGGCCTCCACCCCGAACAGCCCGGCGAAGCCCTTGACGGCCTTGTCGCGGCGCTGCTCGGGTGCCAAGGCGTCGAAGCCGCGTGAGTCGACGAAACCCAGCAGGACGCCCGGGCCGTCGTCGCCCGGGCTGACGTCGAAGGTGATGAACACCGGGCCCTCGTCGGACAGCGCCTGACCCGAGTGCCCGGCGGTGCGCCAGAACGGGCGCGGGTAGACGGCGTAGGCCTTGCTCAGCGCGCCCTGGGGCCAGCGCTGCGCCATCAGCTGGTAGTCGATCGGCGGTGCCGGGGCGATGTCGATGTCCAGCCGGTGCGCCGGTGGGATGGCCACGATGGCACGGCGCGCCTCGACGACCCCGGCGCTGGAGGTGACGGCGACGGCGTCCTCGGACCACTCGATCCGCGACACCACGGCCTCCAGGTGCACGCGGTCGCCGAGTTCGGCGGCCATCTTGGACGCGATCTGCTGGGTGCCGCCGGGAAAGTGGTCCTGCTGGGCGCCGCCGACGACGTCGAGCATCCGGTCGATGCCGCCCGCGGCCTTGATGTAGCGCACCGCGTGCAGCATCGACACGTCGTCGGGTTCGGCACCCCAGGTCACGCGCGCCATGATGGCCATCAGGTCGTGCGAGGAGCGGGCCGCGCCGACCTTGCGCAGCCAGCCGCCCAGCGACGTGCTGTCCAGCTCCTTGGCCTTGCGCGCCGTCCACGGCGTGGCGATGTCGATGCCACGGGCCAGCCGATCGACCTGCCACTGGATGCGGGCGATGTCGAGCAGGCTCACCAGCGACAGCCGCGGAATGGTGCCCCGGTAGGAGCGCACCCGGCCGCGCCAGCGGATCACGTTGGTTCCGGTGTTGTAGGTCGGCGTTGTCGGGCAGCCCAGTTCGGCGGCCAGCGCCAGCACGGCATCCTGGGTGGGGCCGACGAACGTGCCGCCGAGGTCGACGGGGACGCCGGCCAGTGTGGTCGTGCTGGAGCGTCCGCCTACCCGGTCGCGGCCCTCGAGCACCACCACATCCAACCCGGTGCGCGTCAGTTCACGCGCTGCCGTGAGGCCCGCGAACCCCGCCCCGATCACCACTACGTCGTAGCCCATGGCTCCAGTCTCGCCGCTCCCTCTCGCCCAAACCGACGTTTGGGCGGGAAATCACGAGTGGCGTCGTGCAAAACGTCGATCTCGACGGGACCGTCAGCGCGCCAGTTCGTCGACGATCTCGGCGAGCGTCTCGATGGCGATGGGGCCCGGC
Encoded here:
- a CDS encoding Crp/Fnr family transcriptional regulator, whose translation is MVEDLHEAIASAPMFGGLDEAHVDFLAGQSRSIHLPSGQVLFRRGTPSTGFYLVRDGRMQLSVSNSEGVVKVVEILSPGSAFGHAVMFLREPYPVDATALADTTLIFVPVEAVDRLLGGDPAMARIMLASMAKRLQSKVQDIAMLSLQSATQRIIAYILGAVAGPGGRASSVELPALKQVLASRLGMTPETFSRAMRTLSSEGLIQVDGSTVQIPDVGALDGYARSQSVL
- the hcp gene encoding hydroxylamine reductase gives rise to the protein MFCYQCEQTDRTESPDRPNLLTFGCSATKGNCGKDATTAALQDVLVYVNLGVGQYAQKARELGAPDPAFAARASFDLFTTLTNVNFNATRFMALIAEAVGVRDAAKKAYEAAARAAGVEPEILSGAVQFEPAETISGVVAQAAEVGVDADLATLGPDVLGLRNLNLYGLKGVCAYAHHAHALGYRTDDTDAGIESALAFLANDPSDADALLAHALELGSLNFAVMAMLDAANTGSFGSPVPTPVRVTPVVGKAILVSGHDLHDLARILEATEGSGINVYTHGEMLPAHGYPELHKFGHLVGNYGGAWQDQQRDFTAFPGPIVMTSNCLIEPQPAYRNRIFTIGPVGWPGVRHVDTADLSLVVKAALSLPGFTTEVPAETVTTGFGRDAVLSVADTVIQAVKDGAIKRFLLIGGCDGAAPGRNYYADVADHAPADTVLMTLGCNKYRFNTHEFGEIGGIPRLLDIGQCNDSYSAVQIALALADAFDCGVNDLPLSLFVSWFEQKAAAVLLTLLSLGIRNIRLGPTLPAFLTPAIVDILVEKFALKPIGDPAQDLADAMAGN
- a CDS encoding 2Fe-2S iron-sulfur cluster binding domain-containing protein; the protein is MTEIAENPVDTELECYEVVLVTSEGEQSAVSCDSRTTVLAAAEASGLVLKSACQAGGCGACSAVLSDGRVEMSDHDPDVIETPESDGGILLCRSFPRTDCRIDLPYGRSQVVTAPPRRHRARIRGLDRVADAVMRLRLTLVPEADGSCSADFESGQFVRISVPGSEARRAYSPANVANWDGELEFFIRLLPGGVMSEYLTGTARVGDELTVTAADGDFTLAENGLRPRWFIAGGTGLSPLLSMLRRMAEWGDPQPARLFFGLTRPAEVFAQDELVGLAAALPEFRFDTVVWRPDPQWSGATGNPVELAAAEAGLLDEWPDVYVCGPPPMVDAAYAELTAVGIPRDQIHAERFSAVQ
- the bluB gene encoding 5,6-dimethylbenzimidazole synthase; this translates as MTDHAFAPEQRRAVYRVIAERRDMRRFVPGSTVDDEVLARLLAAAHAAPSVGLMQPWRFIRVTDDAVRRSIHALVDSERRLTATALGERSDEFLALKVEGILDCAELLVVALGEGRDAHVFGRRTMPHMDLASVSCAIQNLWLAARAEGLGMGWVSLFDPRRLAQLLGMPDDAEPVAILCLGPVPDFPDRPALELDQWAFGRPLAEFVSENGWD
- a CDS encoding alpha/beta fold hydrolase translates to MSASPVAVRGPQLPPSRIVKVRAADGTRLHTEVFGPEDGYPIVLAHGITCALRVWHEQINDLSRDYRVIAYDHRGHGRSGLPHRSAYSLGHLAGDLDAVLAATLRPGERAVIAGHSMGGIAISSWSDRHRESVVERADAVALINTTTGDLLEEINLLRVPALLAGGRSVAARRMIQTFGGAPLLRGAQPGSRWFVTLMAVGAEADPSIAEFIHDLFATTPPGGRGAWARVLVDEMGPRHIDLSGLTVPTLVIGSTNDRLLPMCQARKIAKAAPNLVELVEVPGGHCAILEHPETVNGHLRSLVQSVVAERRISS
- a CDS encoding flavin monoamine oxidase family protein, translating into MGYDVVVIGAGFAGLTAARELTRTGLDVVVLEGRDRVGGRSSTTTLAGVPVDLGGTFVGPTQDAVLALAAELGCPTTPTYNTGTNVIRWRGRVRSYRGTIPRLSLVSLLDIARIQWQVDRLARGIDIATPWTARKAKELDSTSLGGWLRKVGAARSSHDLMAIMARVTWGAEPDDVSMLHAVRYIKAAGGIDRMLDVVGGAQQDHFPGGTQQIASKMAAELGDRVHLEAVVSRIEWSEDAVAVTSSAGVVEARRAIVAIPPAHRLDIDIAPAPPIDYQLMAQRWPQGALSKAYAVYPRPFWRTAGHSGQALSDEGPVFITFDVSPGDDGPGVLLGFVDSRGFDALAPEQRRDKAVKGFAGLFGVEAENPIDYLDHCWGAETFAPGGPTAAVPPGSWTQFGPLLRTPVGPLHWAGTETADEWTGFLDGAVRSGQRAAAEVTAALETLRN